CGTGCCTGAAGGCAGTGCCGCCGCGTTGCGCTTCGAGGTGCTGGGCATGGTCGACGGCAGGCCCGCGGTGGTGCTCGAACACATCACCCGACTGCGTGAGGATCTGTGCCCCGAGTGGCCACAGCCCGCGCAGCCCGGTGGTTCCTATCGGGTCGAGATCACCGGCGAGCCGTCCTATGCCATGGACATCTGCCTGAGCAGCCGGCGCGGCGACCACAACCACGCTGGCCTGGTCGCCACCGCGATGCGGGTGGTCAACGCGATTCCAGCGGTGGTGGCTGCCCCGCCCGGAATTCGTACCACCCTGGATCTGCCACTGATTCCGGGCCGGGGCTTGTATTTGCCGGCGGACTGATCGCCCACCGGAGTGGCGGTTGCCGGCACCGGTATCCTCACCGCGAAAAGGCCACCACGAACCCGGATGGGCAGGTAAGCAACCTTGACCTCTGACACCGCCCTGCGCGCCCTGTTCATCAACGCCACCCTGAAACGTTCGCCGGAACTGAGCCACACCGACGGCCTGATCGAACGCAGCGCCGGCATCATGGGTGAGCAAGGCGTCGAGGTCGACACTCTGCGCGCCATCGACCACGACATCGCCACCGGCGTGTGGCCGGACATGACCGAACACGGTTGGCAGACAGACGAATGGCCGAGTCTGTACGAGCGGGTGCTGGCCGCCGACATCCTGGTGCTGTGCGGACCGATCTGGCTGGGCGACAACAGCTCGGTGATGAAGCGGGTGATCGAGCGTCTCTACTCTTGCTCACACCTGCTCAACGACCGGGGTCAGTACGCCTACTACGGACGCGTCGGTGGCTGTCTGATCACCGGCAACGAAGACGGCGTGAAGCATTGCGCGATGAACATCCTCTACAGCCTGCAGCACCTGGGATACACCATCCCGCCGCAGGCCGACGCGGGCTGGATCGGGCCGGCCGGCCCCGGCCCGTCCTACCTCGACCCCGGGTCGGGCGGCCCGGAGAATGACTTCACCAACCGCAACACCACCTTCATGACCTACAACCTGATACACGTCGCGCGCATGTTGAAGGCCGGCGGCGGCATTCCGGCCGAAGGCAATCAGCGCACCGAGTGGGACGCCGGCTGCCGCCCGAGTTTCGCCAATCCGGAATACCGCAGCTAGGGCGGGCGCCGACCGCGACGTCCGAGGTTTCGGTTAACCTAACTTTTTACTTCGAACGGTAGGGATAGGTCGCGGAGTTGGCGCAGGACATCACTGTCACGGACAGGGCGGGCTCGGACAAGGCGGGCTGGTATCTGCTGGGTCCTGCCTTCGTCGCGGCGATCGCCTATGTCGACCCGGGCAACGTCGCGGCCAACGTCAGCTCGGGATCCAAGTTCGGGTATCTGCTGCTATGGGTCATCGTCGGCGCGAATGTGATGGCCGGACTGGTTCAGTACCTGTCGGCCAAGCTTGGGCTGGTCACCGGGCATTCGCTGCCGGAGGCGATCGGCCGCGGAATGGGGCGTCCCGCCCGGCTGGCGTACTGGGCACAGGCCGAGATCGTCGCCATGTCAACCGATGTCGCCGAGGTGATCGGCGGGGCCATCGCGTTGCGGATTCTGTTCGGGTTGCCGCTGCCGCTCGGCGGGCTGATCACCGGAGTCATCTCCCTGGTGCTGCTGTTGATCAAAGACCGGCGCGGCCAGCGTCTGTTCGAGGCGGTCATCACCGGGCTGCTGTTGGTGATCGCTCTGGGGTTCACCGCCAGCTTCTTCGTGGCCACGCCCCCGGCAGGAGAGGTGATGTCCGGCTTGGTGCCGCGCTTCCAGGGCACCGAAAGTGTGTTGCTGGCCGCCGCCATTCTGGGCGCCACGGTCATGCCGCACGCGGTGTATCTGCACTCCGGGCTGTCCCGCGACCGGCACGGGCAGCCCGAGGCGGGCGCCGCCAGGCGCCGGTTGCTGCGCATCACCCGCTGGGACGTCGGGGTCGCGATGGTGATCGCCGGCGGAGTGAATGCCGCGATGCTGCTGGTCGCCGCATTCAACATGCGCGGCCACGGTGACGTGGCATCCATCGACGACGCGTACGCCGCGGTGCGCGACACCCTGGGACCGACCATCGCGGTGCTGTTCGCGATCGGGCTGCTGGCCTCGGGGTTGGCGTCGTCCTCGGTGGGCGCCTACGCCGGCGCGATGATCATGCAGGGGTTGCTGCACTGGTCGGTGCCGATGGTGGTGCGCCGCCTCGTCACCCTGGGCCCGGCGATAGCGCTGTTGGCATTGAACGTCGACCCCACCAGAACCCTGGTGCTGTCCCAGGTGGTGCTGTCGTTCGGGATCCCGTTCGCCGTGCTGCCACTGGTCCGCCTCACCGCCAACCGGAAGCTGATGGGCGCCGATGCCAACCATCCCGCCACGACGGCTGTTGGTTGGGTGGTGGCGGTAATGATTAGTCTGCTTAACGTGGCACTGATCTATCTGACGGTGACGGGCTGAATGCCGGTCCGCCGGCACCTTTACTTCGCATACGGATCCAACCTGTGCGTGCGACAGATGGCGGCACGCTGTCCCGATGCCGGTGACCCGCGCCGGGCGGTGCTGTCCGATCACGACTGGCTGATCAATGAGCGCGGGGTGGCCACGGTCGAGCCGTGCGCGGGTGGCGAAGTGCATGGCGTGCTGTGGCGGCTTTCCGATCGCGACCTGACCGTCCTGGACAGCGCCGAGGGTGTGCCGGTCCGCTACCGGCGGGACCAACTGGATGTGCACACCGACTCGGGCCTCTCGCCGGCGTGGGTGTACATCGACCATCGGGTGACGCCCGGGCCTCCCCGGCCCGGTTACCTGTCGCGCATCATCGACGGCGCGACGCATCATGGGCTGCCGCAACGCTGGATCGACTTTCTGCGCCGCTGGGACCCGACGCGGTGGCCGCTGCCACTGTCTTCGAACGGGGATGGGCCGCAGTCGCTTTCAGCGTTGTTGAGCGAGCCGGGCATGGTCGAGCTGAGCCGGTTGCGGTCCCGGTTCGGATTTCTTGCCATCCACGGCGGCGGTCTCGAGCAGATGACCGACGTGATCGCCGAACGGGCCGCACGCGACGCGGGCGCCTCGGTGTACGTGCTGCGACACCCCGACCGCTACCCGCACCACCTGCCGTCGTCGCGGTTCGATCCGGGCGAGTCTGCCCAGTTGGCGGAGTTTCTCGACCATGTCGACGTCGCCGTCTCACTGCACGGGTACGGCCGGATCGGGCGCAGCACCCAACTGCTGGCCGGCGGACGCAACCGCGCGCTTGCGTCGCATGTGGCCGGGCATGTCCGACTGCCGGGGTATGAGGTGGTCACCGATCTTGACGCCATCCCGTCGGCGCTGAGAGGCCTGCATCCGGACAACCCGGTGAACCGCGTCCGCGGCGGGGGGACACAGCTGGAACTGCCGGTTCGGGTCCGGGGTTTGAGCCCGCGCAGCCCCCTCCCCGGTGCGGACGGTTGGTCACCGGTCACGGTCAGTTTGGCCCAGGGGTTGGCTGCGGCGGCCCGTTCCTGGCAGTTGTCTTCGGATTGATGGAGGTTGTTGGTGGACAAGGATTTTCGATTCGGCTTGAGCATCCGCTACTTCAGGTCGCGGGAGGCGTTGGTGGAAATCGCCAAGCGGGCCGAGGATCTCGGATTCGACGTGCTGTGCGTGCCAGACCATCTCGGTGCGGCCGCGCCGTTTCCGACATTGACCGCGGCCGCCATGGTCACCGAGCGGATCCACCTGAGCATGTACGTGCTCAACGCCGCGTTCTACAAGCCGGCGCTGTTGAGCCGCGACATCGGGGCTCTGGACATTCTGAGCGACGGGCGCCTGGAGGTGGGACTCGGAACCGGTTATGTCCGAGAGGAATTCGAAGCAGCCGAGCTGCCGTATCCGAGTGCCGGTGCGCGGGTCGACTATCTGCAGCACATGACCGAATACCTGACCGAGAATCACCCGCGGGTCCCGATCATGATCGCCGGCAGCGGTGACCGGGTGATGACGCTCGCCGCTCGGCATGCCGACATCATCGGGCTCACCGGCGCCAAGGTGCGTGACGTCGAGGATCCCCTGGCCGAGCGCATCGAGTTCGTCCGCAATGCGGCGGGTGACCGGTTCAGCGCGCTGGAGCTGAACCTGGTGATCACCGCGGTGCCCGGTCCCGACGAGACCATTCCCAACTTGGCCCTGACCCGCCGCAACGCGCCGGATCGCTCCGAGGAGGAGTTGCTGGCCATGCACTCGGTGCTCAGCGGCTCTCCGCGCGAGATGGCCGAGAAACTGGTGGGGCACCGGGACAAATACGGTGTCACCCACTTCACCGTGCAGGACAACCACATCGACAACTTCGCCAACGTGATCGCCGAACTGCGCTGATCGGCGAGCGGTCGGCGGTCGACGGTGCGCCCGGTAAGCTCAGCCCGTCGCCCCCGTAGCTCAGGGGATAGAGCACGGCTCTCCTAAAGCCGGTGTCGCAGGTTCGAATCCTGCCGGGGGCACCCTTGTCCTGTCTCGGGACATCGTTGACAGGTGTCCCGAGACATGGTTTACACCTCGTCCCGGTTTTCTGGGCTGTTTCCGCATTTCACGCCGCGTGGTTGGTAGTCGCGGGTGGGGTCGAGGGTGAGTTTGCGGATGAGGTGGCCGGTGCTGCGGTCCAGGACGCGGATGTCGAGGTCGTCGATGAGGACGGTGACTTTGGTGCCGGTGCGTCGTTTGCCGAGGCCGATGTGGTGTAGGCGGCTGTTGTGGCGCAGGGTGATGACGCCGGCGGCGTCGATGACGTCGGTTCGGATGCGGCAGTGGGCCGGGATGAGGTAGCCGCTCGGTGTGGCCTTGAGGCGGGCGTTGAACGCCTGTTGGGGGGTGGTTCTGTTGATCGCCCGGTGGGGGCGCTCGGTGTTGTAGTAATTGGTGAATTCGTCGAGTTGTTGTTGGAGTTGGGCCAGTGTGGTGGCGGGATGGGCTGTGAGCCATCGCTTTTGGGTTTGGTGGAAGCGCTCGACTTTGCCGCAGGTCTGGGGATGGTAGGGCCGGGAGTTGAGGTAGCGCACGCCTAGTTCGCCGAGGGTGATTTCTAGGGAGGTGCGTCCGCCGCGGCGGGGCGCGCCGGTGAAGATGGCGCCGTTGTCGGTGAGCACCGAGGCGGGTGTGCCCCAGCGGGTGAAGGCGGTGGTGAAGGTCGCGGTGACGTCGGGGCCGCTGATGGTGCGGCGGGCCACGCTGGCGATGTCTAGGCGGGAGTGGTCGTCGATGATGTTGAGGATTTCCGCACCGCCGCCGTGAGCGAGGTGCCAGTGGGTGGTGTCAGCTTGCCAGCATTGGTTGGGTAGTTCTGCGGCAAAGCGTTTCCAGGAGGAGCGGGGGCGCTTGTGGGGTTGGGGTGTGATGAAGCCGCGGCGCTGCAGGATGCGCCAGATCGTGGAGATGGCAGGCACGTTGGTGATGGTGGGGTCGGTGGCCAGGTGAGAGGCGATGGTGTCGGCGCCGGCGTCGAGGCCACGTTTGGTCAGGGTCTTGCGCAGTCGCACGATGCGATCCTCGACATCGAGGGCGACGGCGTGCGGGCTGTGGTGTGGCCGGCGTGAGTGGGGCAGGAAGGCGGCGTCACCTTCGGTGTCGTAGCGTTTGCACAGTTGTTGCACCCATTGCCGGGAGACGTCGTAATCACGGGCGACATCGCTTTTGCTGCGACCTTCCAGGACCACGGCGGTGATCACGAGCTGCGCCTTCGACATGGCTGACCTCCTGGCTTGCCGAGGTGTCAACTATGTCGCGAGACAGCTGCCAACTATGTCCTGAAATCACACACTGCCGGGGGCACCCTGTGACCAGCACAAACGCGATACCTTGCAAATTCGTGTGACCGCCGATCACCGCACGGGCGGCACCGCAACCAGAGATCGCCGTGGACAATACTCGGGTGAAGTCTGTTCCGGTCCGACGTGCGCTGGTCGGCGGTCTCGCGGGAGCGCTGATCCTGGCTGGGGGTTGGCGGGCCCGGGTGCTGCTCAGGACGAATCCGAACGGTGGCACCCCGGTGACTCTGCCCAACGGCTTGCGCGTCCGGCAATGGCAGAAGATCGAAACCGACTTCCTGTACGAAGAGACCTTCGGCAAGTACTCCGTGTATGCGAAGGGCAACTACATCGATTTTCAGCCCGGCGCGGTCATCGTGGACGCCGGCGCGAACGTCGGGATGTTCACGCTGTTCGCCGCCCACCGATGCCGCGGTGAGGCTGAAATCTTCGCCTTCGAACCCATTCCGACGACCTTCTCCGTGTTGGCGGCGAACGCTGCTGCGGCCACTCGTGGCGACTACGCTGCCGCGATGGGCGCCCGACCCGGTGCGTCGTTGAAGATCCATGCGATCAACTGCGGCTTGTCCGCCACAAAGGAAGAGGTGATCTTCCAGCACCACCCACACTTCTCCTTGTGGAGCACGCAGGATGCTGACTTTGCGCACCAGCGATTGGATCGGTTCCTGGCAGATGTGGCGGGAATGATCCCACTCGCTCCTGCCGTCCTCAGCCGGGCAGTTGTGCGACCGTTCGTCGCATGGATGGGCAGGACCAAGAAGGTGACGGCCACGCTGGTCCCGCTGTCGTCGATCATCGAGGAGTACCACCTCGATCGGATCGACATCCTGAAGGCCGATGTCGAGGGCGCCGAAGTGGCGGTGCTGCAAGGAATTACACCCAACCAGTGGGATATCGTCCGTCAAGTGGTGACGGAGGTGGAGTACTTCGCCACCAAAGATCTGGTCATCGAGATACTCGAAGCGCACGGGTTCACCACGCATTGGTACGCCAGTGAGCGCGAGCGCTACGGCGACGTGCGGAGCGAAGTGTGCATGGTCTACGCGTGGCGAGCGGAAGATCGCCGAACGCACCGGCCCACGACTTAATTTACTATTATAAGAAAATTGAGTCACCGGCCGGGAAGGCTTCACCATGCCGCAGCGGTTTCCCTTCGCGGACTATCCCAAAGGGTGGTATCAGGTTGCCTACAGCCATGAGGTCGGCGAGGGCGACGTGGTCGGGCTGCGGTACTTCGGCAGGCAGCTCGTCTGCTACCGGGGCGACTCCGGCACCGCCTACGTCCTCGACGCCTACTGCCCGCATCTGGGCGCAGACATCGGCGTCGGCGGCTCGGTCCGCGGCGATTGCGTCGTATGCCCCTTCCACGGGTGGTCCTTCGACGGTGCCGGGAGCAACGTCGACATCCCGTATACCAAGCGGCCCAACGCAACTGCCAAACTGCGCAGCTGGCCCACCACCGAACGCGCCGGCATCATCTTCGTCTGGCACTCTTCGCGCGGCGGCGAACCCGAGTGGGAGTTGCCCAAAATCCCGGAAAGCGACGATGCCGCCTTCGCTTTCTACGCCCCCGACCACGCACGGTGGCGATTCCGCTCGCACCCGCAGGAAGTCTTCGAAAACACCGTCGACATAGCCCATTTCGCCACGGTGCACGGAGTCTCGGCGTTCGGCGCACTCGAAGTCGAACAGGACGGCCACCTGTTTCGCGCGATCGCCGAGGTCAACTTCGAGACACCGCGCGGGCCAGTGTCCGGTGCGGTGGACTCAGAACTGTTCGGGATGGGCGTCGACGTCGTGCGGCATCGCGGCCTCGGTCGTTCGTGCACCATCCTCACCGTCACCCCCATCGACGGCGAATACGTCGAAGCGCGTTACACGTTCTTTGTGGCCGTCGAACCCGAGACGGGCGAAATGACCAGGATGGGCGTGGGGTTCGCGCGCGACTTCTGCAAACAGATCGAGCAGGACATCCCCATCTGGGAGAACAAGATCTACCGCGACCGGCCGAAGCTGGCGCAGGGCGAAGCCGCGATCATGGAATTCCGGAACTGGGCCCAGCTCTCATACGACGACACGGTGGCCCTTTAGCGATCAGGCGTGGACCGACTCCGCGGCCGCATCCTCGGATTCGCGGCGACCACGGCTGTGTACCAGGCAACCCGCCGCCACCGCCAGGCACGTCACGGCGGGAATCAGCAGCGCGTACCCGCCGAGCGGACCACCGACGAGCAACCCGATCACCCCGCCGGTCAGGAAAAGCACGAACGTCACGGAGAGGACCGTGGCCTTCCACTTCTCCAGCCCGTGCTCGCGACTGCGGCCGATCATCAGTCCCAGGTCAGTGATGGTGCCGGTGAAGTGGGTAGTACGCACCGCCATGCCGCGGAAGCTCGACGTCAGCCCGTTCTGCATGCCGAGCGCCGTCGCCGCGCAGACCGCCTGCACGATCGGTTGGTCCAGACCGAGAGTGTCCAGCAGCGCCCTGACCGGAGTGTCCTCTAGACCGGCGGCGGCCAGACCGAGCAACGTCGCCTCGAAGATCAGCAACGCGGCATGACGCGGGCCGGCCTGCGCCCGGGTCGGGGCGAGCACCGCTCCCGCGATCGCCGCCCCCAACAGGAACCCGAAGATGATGGCGGCGAGCAGATGCCCTTCGTACAGCCAAGGGTTCGCCGTGTTCATACCCAGCTGCGTCGTGGCCGCGGTCACATTCGCGACCGGAAACGCCAGCAACAAGATGGCGACGGCGTTCACGAAACCCGCCGTGAGGGCGAGCACGGCACTGTAACCGAGGACGACCCAGCGCGGAAGCGGGCCGCCTTCCTGGGCAGGTTGCATCCACCACTGCATTGCCGCAAGATACCCACATTGGTTGGTATCTAATCGTTTTCGGTCGACCAACCTTCGGTAAACGGCTCGTTGCGGAATATCAGAATTTGGCCTGAATTAATCGACGCGGGAATGTCCGGGTCAGGCGGCTTGCGCTTCCCGACGCGGCCTGGCGAAGATCACCTCGCGGAGCGCCGAGGGCTGGATGGCTCCCGACGCTTTGCGCCCGAAGTCGTTGGGCAGCGACAGCCGGAAGACCTTCTTCCAGGCCGAGGCGACCTGACGGGGCAGTGAGCCAGTGGTGTATGTCAAGCCGTACCGCTCGAACAACTCCTGCACCTTCGGTGCGATTTCCTGGTACCGGTTGCTGGGCAGATCCGGGTACAAGTGGTGCTCGATCTGGAAAGAAAGATTGCCAGTCATGAAGTGCAGGAACGCATTTCCGGAAATGTTCGCGGAGCCGAGCATCTGCCGCAGGTACCACTGACCGCGAGTTTCGCCCTCGATCGAGGTCTTCTCGTAGGTCTGTACGCCTTCGGGGAAGTGACCACACATGATCACCGAATGGGTCCACAGATTCCGGACGAGATTTGCGGTGAGGTTGGCGGTCACCGTAGTGACGGCCGAGGGACCCGACAGCAGGGGGTGCAGCACGTAGTCGCGCGTCACGTGCCTGCGCACCTTGGCCAGTACCTTCTTGCCCTGCCGCCGGAATTCTTCTTTGTCGCTCCGGCCCTGCAGGTACTTACCGATTTCGAGATCGTATGCCGCGATTCCGTACTGGAATAGGCAGGCGTTGATGAAATTCCACAACGGCTGCGCCAGATAAAACGGCTTCCAGCGCTGGTCCTCGTCGACCCGCATGATCCCGTAACCCAGATCATGGTCCTTACCAAGGACATTGGTGTACGTGTGGTGGACCTCGTTGTGCGAGTGCTTCCACATTTCCGACGGTGAAGCGTTGTCCCATTCCCAGGTGGTGGAGTGGATCTTCGGGTCGCGCATCCAGTCCCACTGCCCGTGCATGACGTTGTGCCCGATTTCCATGTTCTCGACGATCTTCGAGATCGACAGTCCCACAGTGCCTATCAGCCAAGCGGGCGGGAACAGCGAGAACAGCAGCACCGCGCGACTGGCCAGCTCCAGGCGACGCTGGCCGTCGATCACGCTGCGGATGTATGCGGCGTCGCGCTCGCCGCGGCCGGCCAGCACATTCTCGCGGATGACGTCGAGTTCGCGGCCCAGGTTCTCGATGTCCTCGTCGGACAGGTGGGCGGCCGGATTCGATTGGGTGGCAGTCATTTCAGCTCCTCAGAGGTCTAGCTCGCAGGCACCTGCGGCCGCGGACACACAGGTTTGGATTTGTACGTTGTCGCCCGGGTTGGCGGTGGTGACCTCGCCGTTGCGCAGGTCGCGCACCGCGCCCTGACGCAGGGGAACCACGCACCCGAAGCAGACGCCCATCCGGCAACCCGACGGCATCAACACCCCGGCGGACTCTCCGGTGTCCAGCAGCGTCTGGGATCCGTCGGCTTCCACGACGCTGCCGCTCTTGGCGAACGTCACGGTGCCGCCTTCGCCGGCGGTGATGACGACGGGGCGGAAGCGTTCGATATGCAGCCGGTCGGTGATACCTTCTGCGTCCCAGCGCTGTTCGATCGCGTCGAGCAGACCCGCCGGACCGCATGCCCACGTTTCGCGCCCGGCGAAGTCTGGGACCAGATCAGCCAACCGCGCCACGTCGAGCATTCCGTCGGTGTCAGTGTGCCTTTCCACCAACCGAATTCGGCCCTCCCGGGCCAGCATGCGCAGTTCCCAGCCGAAGATGACGTCGTCCGCGGAGGGCGCGGAGTGCACGACCACGATGTCCGCGGCCGCTCCGAGGCTCGCCATGTTGCGCAACATCCCCATCACCGGGGTGATGCCGCTGCCGGCCGTGAGGAACAGGATCTTCGCCGGCACCTGATTGCCGAGGGTGAACTCACCCGCGGCCTGATCCAGCTGAAGCACCGTCCCGACGGTGGCGCGGCGCACCAGATGGTTGCTGACCACGCCGTCGGGAATCGCCTTCACGGTGACCGCGATACAACCGTCTCGCCGCTGGGTCTTGGAGGTCAGCGAGTAGGCCCGCCACTGACGGACACCGTCCACGTCCACGCCGATGCGCACATACTGTCCGGGCACATGCGAGCGCCAGCCCCGCCCGGGCCGGATCACGACGGTAGCGGCGTCGCGGGTCTCGGGGTGAATTGCGACGATGCGCCCGCGGAGGTCGGCACCGGATCGAAGCGGATCGATGACGTCCAGGTAGTCGTTGGGGACCAACGGCGTCGTAACCCGCTCGGCAAACTTCAGCACGCGCTCGCGCAGTGCGCCGACGACGTTGGGTCGGGTGGCCAAGGTTGTCATGACTCCATCGTCGTTGTCACCGGATGTAAAGTCTTGACTCGACAGCGTAGTTTTCTGGGCATTAATTGTTCGAAAGGGATAAATTTGGCGGATTCGTCACTTCGACTTAGCGGTCTACAGCTGGACGAACCCGTGGTCAGGGCGCTGGAGTCCATCCTTCCGGGGATGGCCGAGCGAACAGTGACCGCGATCACCGTGGCGGTACCGAGCTACGCCGACGCGTTCAGTGGGCGGATGGGCCAGATCATCGAGAACGCGGTGCAGACGTCGCTGGGCATCTTCCTGCGGCTGGCGACCCGGCCCGAAGGCACCGACGCCGGGACGTCGCTGCTGCAGGCCGTCGACGGTGCCTACGAACTCGGGCGTGGCGAGGCACGTCAGGGCCGGACGATCGACGCTTTGCTGGCGGCTTTCCGGGTGGGCGCGCAGGTCGCGTGGCAGGAGTTGTCGGCGACCGCCGTCGCAGCCGGGCTTCCGGCGTCCACCATCGCACGGTTCGCCGAGTTGGTCTTCGCCTACATCGACGAGCTGTCGGCATCCAGCGTGTCCGGCCACGCCGACGAACTCGCCACCACCGGACGGGTCCGGCAGCGCTACCTCGACCGGTTGAGCCAGGACCTGCTGGCCGGAGAGACCGCGGCAACCCTGACCGCCGCCGCCGAGCAGGCCGGCTGGCAGCCACCCGACACGCTGACCGCGGTATTGGTGCCGTTGGCGCAAACCCGCGGGCTGGCAGCACAATTCGGTCAATCCACCCTGCAGTTGGCCGAAGATCTACCCGGAGTGGATGCGTCGGAGGCGCTTGCCGTTCTTCTGGTCCCGGACATGGCCGGCACGGCGCGGCGTCAGTTGTTGTCGGCTCTGGGCGCCAGAAAGGCGTTGGTGGGTCCGGCCCGGCCGTGGATGGACGTCCGCTCGTCCTACTATCGCGCCCTGCGCGCCCGGGAACTGTCGCAGGCGAGCGGCTCCAGCGCCGTCGACACCGATGACCACCTGGTCGAACTCGTGCTCGGCGCCGATCTCGAAGCGGCCGCCGACCTGCGCGCCCGGGTGTTGGCGCCGCTGTCCGGCCTGCCACCCAACACTGCCGACCGGCTCACCGAAACCTTGCGGTCCTGGGTGCTGCACCAGGGCCGGCGTGACGCAGTGGCAGCCGATCTCTTCATTCACGCCCAGACAGTCCGCTACCGGATGAGTCAACTGCGCGAGCTGTTCGGC
This genomic stretch from Mycobacterium paragordonae harbors:
- a CDS encoding PucR family transcriptional regulator — translated: MAERTVTAITVAVPSYADAFSGRMGQIIENAVQTSLGIFLRLATRPEGTDAGTSLLQAVDGAYELGRGEARQGRTIDALLAAFRVGAQVAWQELSATAVAAGLPASTIARFAELVFAYIDELSASSVSGHADELATTGRVRQRYLDRLSQDLLAGETAATLTAAAEQAGWQPPDTLTAVLVPLAQTRGLAAQFGQSTLQLAEDLPGVDASEALAVLLVPDMAGTARRQLLSALGARKALVGPARPWMDVRSSYYRALRARELSQASGSSAVDTDDHLVELVLGADLEAAADLRARVLAPLSGLPPNTADRLTETLRSWVLHQGRRDAVAADLFIHAQTVRYRMSQLRELFGDRLGEPRTVLELTVALGLESND
- a CDS encoding ferredoxin reductase, with the translated sequence MTTLATRPNVVGALRERVLKFAERVTTPLVPNDYLDVIDPLRSGADLRGRIVAIHPETRDAATVVIRPGRGWRSHVPGQYVRIGVDVDGVRQWRAYSLTSKTQRRDGCIAVTVKAIPDGVVSNHLVRRATVGTVLQLDQAAGEFTLGNQVPAKILFLTAGSGITPVMGMLRNMASLGAAADIVVVHSAPSADDVIFGWELRMLAREGRIRLVERHTDTDGMLDVARLADLVPDFAGRETWACGPAGLLDAIEQRWDAEGITDRLHIERFRPVVITAGEGGTVTFAKSGSVVEADGSQTLLDTGESAGVLMPSGCRMGVCFGCVVPLRQGAVRDLRNGEVTTANPGDNVQIQTCVSAAAGACELDL